A part of Cottoperca gobio chromosome 4, fCotGob3.1, whole genome shotgun sequence genomic DNA contains:
- the soat1 gene encoding sterol O-acyltransferase 1, whose protein sequence is METGDDDIVLRSRCRVDPKTPAFPDSNRSLDEECSQEQHQQGNGGHHVTSYGKIEVECVISKKLQLKRKAEHLKSDLMHQFDSQVNDFMDSLIEESASLELAPVPAVFSPPLSDKERNKLRYFRPPHGQGKQFVSRRSLLDELFEVNHIRTIYHMFIALLILFILSTLVVDFIDEGRLVLHFDLLVYAFGQTPLVVCTWICMFLSVLLVPYSLFHLWSQTQSGTDSHSRLCNVLFGSVFLLYQAFGVGFLPTYVVVTNSFPPASCFIIIMEQVRLMMKAHSFVRENVPRVLTWAKEKTSPSPVVPQVSQYLYFLFAPTLIYRDKYPRNPVIRWGYVATKLLQVLGCLFYAYYVFVRLCIPQFHSISLQLFDLRAMVLCVFNSILPGVLILFLGFFAVLHCWLNAFAEMLRFADRMFYKDWWNSTSFANYYRTWNVVVHDWLYYYVYRDILWMSQKRFRPVAMLFVFTVSAVVHEYILAICFGFFYPVLFCLFMCFGMMFNFILHDQRKGPIWNVIMWTSLFLGQGVIICLYSQEWYAQRYCPLKEPSFFDLLKPRSWSCQRGVMTDADGL, encoded by the exons ATGGAGACTGGGGATGATGACATTGTCCTCCGGTCTCGCTGCCGAGTCGATCCTAAGACGCCCGCCTTCCCTGATTCAAATCGCTCTTTGGATGAGGAATGTAGTCAAGAACAACACCAGCAAGGCAACGGAGGCCACCACGTTACCAGCTATG GAAAAATTGAAGTGGAATGTGTGATTAGTAAAAAGCTACAACTGAAAAGGAAAGCAGAG cACCTGAAGAGTGACCTGATGCATCAGTTTGACAGTCAGGTTAATGACTTCATGGACAGTCTTATTGAAGAGTCGGCCAGCCTGGAGCTTGCACCTGTACCTGCCGTCTTCTCACCTCCGCTGTCAGACAAGGAGAGGAACAAACTAAG GTATTTCCGGCCTCCTCATGGTCAGGGCAAGCAGTTTGTCAGTCGCAGGTCCCTCTTGGA cgAGCTGTTTGAGGTCAACCACATCAGGACCATCTACCACATGTTTATTGCCCTGCTCATTCTCTTTATCCTCAGTACACTGGTGGTAGATTTCATTGATGAAGGCAG GCTGGTGCTccactttgacctgctggtctATGCGTTTGGACAGACCCCACTGGTGGTGTGCACGTGGATCTGCATGTTCCTGTCTGTGTTGCTGGTTCCCTACAGCCTGTTCCACCTGTGGTCACAGACCCAGTCTGGGACTGACAGTCACTCCAGGTTGTGCAATGTGCTGTTTGGCTCTGTATTCCTGCTCTACCAAGCGTTTGGTGTGGGATTCCTGCCTACGTATGTGGTGGTGACCAACAGTTTTCCACCTGCATCctgcttcatcatcatcatggaaCAG GTGCGTCTGATGATGAAAGCCCACTCCTTTGTCAGGGAGAATGTACCAAGAGTCCTGACCTGGGCTAAAGAAAAGACCA GCCCCAGCCCTGTGGTCCCTCAGGTCTCTCAGTATCTCTACTTTCTGTTTGCACCCACACTCATCTACAGAGACAAGTACCCGAG GAACCCAGTGATCCGATGGGGCTACGTGGCCACAAAGTTACTTCAG gtacttGGCTGTCTGTTTTATGCCTATTACGTGTTCGTGCGGCTCTGCATCCCTCAGTTCCACAGCATCAGCCTGCAGCTGTTTGACCTGAGGGCCATGGTCCTCTGCGTCTTTAACTCCATCTTGCCAG GAGTGTTGATTCTCTTCCTGGGATTCTTTGCTGTCCTCCACTGCTGGCTGAATGCTTTTGCTGAGATGCTCCGCTTTGCTGACAGAATGTTTTACAAG GATTGGTGGAACTCGACCTCTTTTGCTAATTACTATCGTACTTGGAATGTAGTGGTCCATGACTGGCTGTACTACTATGTGTACCGGGACATCCTGTGG ATGTCTCAGAAGCGGTTCAGACCGGTAGCCATGCTGTTTGTGTTCACAGTGTCTGCGGTGGTCCACGAGTACATTCTTGCAATCTGCTTTGGTTTCTTCTATCCCGTGCTCTTCTGCCTCTTTATGTGCTTCGGAA TGATGTTCAACTTCATTCTGCATGACCAAAGGAAAGGTCCCATCTGGAACGTAATCATGTGGACGTCTCTCTTCCTGGGTCAGGGAGTCATCATCTGTCTGTACTCCCAGGAGTGGTACGCCCAGCGCTACTGCCCCCTGAAGGAG CCTTCGTTCTTTGACTTGCTGAAGCCTCGCTCCTGGAGCTGCCAGAGAGGCGTGATGACGGACGCTGATGGGCTGTGA